TCCAGTCCTGGCCGGCGTAGTCGTTCCACTTCTGCTCCGGCGCATCGACACCATAGCCGACGAACACCAGGTCGCTGGCATCGACCTTCACCTCGGCCTGGCCGGTACGGGTACCGACCACCATGTCGGTGCCGAACTTCAGTTCGGTGGTCTTGCCGCCCTGGGTGATCTTCAGCACGGTCGATTCGTCGGCCGTGGTCTCGGTCATCGGCACATCCTGGAACCAGCTGTCGCCGTTGCCGGGCTGCAGGCCGATGCGCTGCATCTGGTCGCGGATGTAGTTGACCGTCAGTTCTTCGCCCTTGCTGCCCGGGGCCCGGCCTTCGAACTCATCCGAGGCCAGGGTCTTGACCATCTCGGCGAAGTCGCCGGCATTGATCTCCGGGGAGAACTGATGGGCGGACGGCTTTGCAGCAGCGGTATCGGTGGCCGGCGTGGCAGCCGGCGTGTCTTCGCCTTTGCAGGCACTGAGCGCGGCCGCGGCGGCCAGGCACAGGAGGAGTTTGCGGGGCATCGTCGATTCCTGGAGAACAAAGGGCGGCCGCACCTCAAGCGCGACCGGTAACAGCGAGTATCACCGAACCGGCAGGTCCGGCGGGTTCAGTCGGCCGGCGCGGTTTCGGTGTCGAACGGGATCGGCTCGGCACCGGTAACCGGACCGATGCGCGCGGTGCGGTGTACGTACAGCACTACCTCGCGTTCGAACTGAAGCGGACCATTGACCACCGCATTGGGGCCGATGATCACGCGCGGCTTGCGGCTGGCGGTCAGCGAGACACTGAAGTTCGGCTTGCGCACATGCACGCCGCCGTTGACCTGCGAACCGATACCGACGGTAATGTCGCCGTTGACGGTCTCCACGTCCTTGCCGACGCGGCTCTCGACCAGGCCGATGCCGCCGTTGACGGTCTCGACGCCACCTTCGATCTGGCTGCCGCGATCGGTGAAGATGCTGCCGTTGACGGTGCTGACGCTGCCGCTGGCGATCACTTCACGCCCGAGGCGTACACCGCCGTTGACCGTTTCGATCTTGCCGGTGCGCGCGCGGTCGGCGACCTTCACCCCGCCGTTGACGGTGTCGATGCTGCCGGTCTCGACGCCTTCGCCGACGCGGATGCCGCCGTTGACGGTGTCCAGTTTGCCGTAGCGTTGACCGGGTTCGGCGCTGATGCTGCCGTTGACCTTGCTGATGTTCTCCTGGGCACAGACCGGCCCGGTGGCCAGCAGTACGCCCAACAGCAGCGGAATGGAAAGAGTTTTCATGGGGACCTCGATGGATGTGCGGCTGGCAGGCCGCGTGCGGAGATGTCACCATTCCCCGGTACCCCCCGCAACTGCCTGAAGTCACTGGAAAGCCCTTGCGCGACAACGTCTTCCCATCACGCCGACATCACATCGCCGCTGCCCGCGGCGGTCGCTGCCTGCTGCTGGGGCTGGCGTTGGCGCTGGCCCTGCCGCTGCCCAGCGGTGCGCAGACCACCCGCGAGACCGAGCGCAAGCTGCAGAAACTGCGTACCGAACTGAAAGGTGTGGCGCAGGAGCGCCGGCAGATCGAAGGGCAGCGTGGCCAGGCATCGCAGCAGCTGCGCGAGGCCGACGAGAAGGTGGCCCGCACCGGCCGTGCGCTTGCACAGACGGAAACCGCGCTGCGCGAACAGGGCCACGCCCTGGCCGAAGCCGAGCAGCGCCGCAACAGCCTGCAGGCCAACCTCGCCCAGCAGCACCGCGAATTGGCCGGGCTGCTGCGCGCGGCATATCAGCTGGGCAACCACGCGCCGCTGAAGCTGCTGCTGTCGCAGGACACGGTGGCCGATGCCAACCGTGCCTTGGCCTACCATCGCTATCTGCAGCGCGAACGTGCGCAGCGGATCACCACGCTGACCGCCGACCTGAAGGAACTGGAGGCGCTGCAGGCGCAGATCGCCGAGCGCAAGCAGAAGCTGCAGGGAGCGCAGCAGGACCAGAAGCAACAGGCTGCTGCGCTGGCGGCCGATCGCCGTGATCGCGCGCAGACCGTGGCCTCGCTGGACGAACGCTTCAAGGACCAGCGCGAGAAGGAACAGGCACTGGGCCAGGACGCCAAGGCGCTGGAAACGCTGCTGGCCAACCTGCGTGCCGCTGCCGCGCGGGCCGAAGCCGAGCGTCGTGCGGCTGCACGTCGAGCCGCCGCCGAAAAGGCCGCTGCCGAGCGGGCCGCACGCCAGGCCGCCGCGCAGGGCCGTCCGCCGCCGCCCACCAAGGTTCCACCTGCGGTGGCGTCTGCACCTGCACCGAAGGTCGGTGGCCTGGGCTGGCCGTTGTCCGGCAATCTGCTGGCCCGCTACGGCGGCAAGCTGCCCGATGGCCGCACCAGCAGCGGCGTGCTGATCGGCGCGCCGGCCGGAAGCACCGTCACGGCCGTGGCCGACGGCACCGTGGTGTTCTCCGACTGGATGACCGGCTACGGCATGATCCTGATCGTCGACCACGGCAACGGCTACATGAGCCTGTACGCCCACAACGACACCCTGCTGAAGGATGCCGGCGCGCGGGTCAGCCGCGGTGATGCGGTGGCCAAGGTCGGCAATTCCGGCGGCCAGGGCGTTACCGCGCTGTACTTCGAGCTGCGCCGTGGCGGGCAGCCGGTCAACCCGGACAGCTGGCTGCAGCGGCGCTGAATCCGGGCCCGCCGATTGCGGGCCGGATTCAACGGGAATTTAGCTGTGCTTCGCGCATAATCGGTGCATGTGCCTTGGGCACGATGCCAACGTCGACAGGAGTGATCCATGCGCGCAGCCCGTACCGCCACCCTCTTGCTGGCCCTGTTGCCAGCGCTGTCCTGGGCGCAGCAGACCGCGCCCGCCCCGAGCCAGGAAACCAGTGGGCAGGCAGCGAACAGCGAGGAGGCGGTGACCTCGAAGGTGCCGCTGGAGGAAATCCGCCGTTTCGTGGCCGTGTACAACGCGGTGCGCGCGGCCTATGTCGACCCGGTCGATGACAAGAAGCTGATGCAGTCGGCCGTGCGCGGCCTGCTGCTCGACCTCGACCCGCACAGCACCTACTTCAACAAGGAAGACGCGCAGGCCTTCGACGAGCAGGCCAACGGTGCCTACGAGGGCATCGGCGTGGAGCTGCAGCAGCAGCCGGACAACGCCAGCATGAAGGTGATCTCGCCGATCGACGACACGCCTGCGGCCAAGGCCGGCATCCTCGCCGGTGACCTGATCATCGCCATCGACGGCAAGCCGATCAGCGCGATCGACGCCAGCGAGCCGCTGCGCGGCCCGGCCGGCAGCAAGGTGGTGCTGACCATCGTGCGCGAAGGCAAGCCGAAGCCATTCGACGTGAGCCTGACCCGCCAGACCATCCGCGTGACCAGCGTGAAGAGCCGCATGCTGGAACCGGGCTACGGCTACATCCGCCTGAGCACCTTCCAGGCCGATACCGGTTCGGACTTCCAGAAGCAGGTGCAGCAGTTGCAGAAGCAGTCCGGTGGCCAGCTCAAGGGCCTGGTGCTGGACCTGCGCAGCAACCCGGGCGGCCTGCTGACTGCCGCCGTGCAGGTGGCCGATGATCTGCTCGACAAGGGCAACATCGTCAGCACCCGTGGCCGCATCAGCATCAGCGATGCACGTTTTGACGCGACCCCGGGCGACCTGCTGAAGGGTGCACCGGTGGTCGTGCTGGCCGATGCCGGTTCTGCCAGTGCATCGGAAGTGCTGGCCGGCGCGCTGCGCGACAACAAGCGCGCGCGCGTGGTCGGCAGCCGCACCTTCGGCAAGGGCTCGGTGCAGACCGTGCTGCCGCTGGACAACGGTGATTCGGTGAAGCTGACCACCGCGCGCTATTACACGCCCAGTGGCAAGTCGATCCAGGCCACCGGCATCGTGCCGGACGTTGAACTGAAGCCGGCCGCCACGCCGGCTGAAGATGCACTTCCGGCCAGCCTGAGCGACTACAGCGAAGCGACCCTGCCGGGCCATCTGCGCGGCGATGACGAAGGCACCGAGGGCTACCACGCCGGTGCGGTGCTGCCGGGTGATGGTCCGATCAACGACGCGCTGGCCGAGTTGAAGAACCCGGGTTCGGTGGCGGCGCGGTTGAAGGCCGAGGCTGCCAAGGCGGATGCGGCAAAGACCGCGAAGGCCGCTGCGGCGAAGCCGGAAGCCAAGGCCGAACCGAAGCCGGAAGCAAAGCCGGAAGCAAAGCCGGAAGCAAAGCCGGAAGCGAAGCCGGAAGCGAAGCCGGAAGCGAAGCCGGAAGCGAAGCCGGAAGCAAAGCCGGAAGCAAAGCCCGCTCCGGCGCCAGCCAAACCCTGACGATAGCGCCGGGCCGTGCCCGGCGGTGAAGCCCGAGTCGAGCACGCTCGACGCCACGAACGGGCGGGTGAGCGTGGAGCCGGCCAGCGGCCGGCACTACCAGGGGTCAGAAGCCGTGGCGCTTGCGCAGGCGGCGGGCGATGGCCGCCCGCACGTACACGCCGTACAGCAGGCCGAACAGGAAGCCGCCGATGTGCGCCCACCAGGCCACCATGCCGAAGCTGGGGCCGATATGGGCGAAGACGACCTGCAGCGCCGCCCAGACGCCGATGAGCAGGTAGGCCGGGGCACGCACGAACTCCAGGAACAGGCCGAGCGGGATCACCACGCCCAGCCGCGCGCCCGGGAACAGGGCCAGATAGGCGCCGATCAGCGCCGACACCGCGCCACTGGCGCCGATGATGATCTGGTCCGGGCTGCCCATGGTGTAGATCGCCACCAGGTTGGACACCGCGCCGCCCACCAGGAACAGCAGCAGCAGCCGCCACGGCCCGAGCACCCGCTCGGCGGGCAGGCCGAAGATCAGCAGGAACACCAGGTTGCCCAGCAGGTGCGACCAGTCGGCGTGCAGGAACAGCGCGGTGAACAGGCGCAGCACGCTGCCGTCCTGCAGGGTCGCCCACCAATCCAGCGGACGGGTCAGGCCGGTGGACAGGGCGCCCCAGTCCAGCCAGAGGCTGCCGCGGGCATCGTCCGGGCGCGAGATCGACCACAGGAACGCCAGCCACAATGACGCGAACAGCACGGGCGTGGCCCAGCGCAGGGCCGCCTTCTTGCGCGACGGGAGGGAGACGAACATGGGCATAAGCCTAGCGTGACGACGCCTGCGGCGGGGATTGTCCTGTTCAGCTTTTGAGACGAAAAAAGCGCCGTTGCTGTTATTGTTTCATTAACAGCTCTGGGTAATACTCGCATACGGCGTCGTATGTCGGGAGGGGAATCCGGCGCGCTCCGAAGGGCCCCAGGGCCAGCCGGGCGCAGGCGCACTCAGAGCAACATCACCGCTTACCGGAGAGAGAACTACGATGCAAACCGCTTCCACCATTGCCCGTCTGACCCTGCTGGCCGTCGGCGTTGCCGGTGCGCTGGCCGCCGCCGATGCCAACGCCGCCGCCTTCCAGCTGAAGGAAAACAGCGCCAAGGGCCTCGGCCGTGCGTTCGCCGGCTCCACCTCCGCTGAAGGCGATGCCTCGGTGGTCGCCACCAACCCGGCGTCGATGCGCCTGCTCGAAGGCACCCAGATCCAGGGCGACGTCAGCGCCATCAGCTTCGGCGCCAAGTTCCGTGGCCAGGGCAAGTACGCCAACGGCGCTCCGATTTCCGGCGGCAACGGCGGCGACGCCGGCATGATCGCCCCGGTCCCGGCAGCCTACTTCCACCTGCCGTTCGGCGAGAACGACAACATGCACTTCGGTGCATCGCTGACCGTGCCGTTCGGCTTCAAGACCGAATACGACCGTGACTGGGTCGGCCGCTACAACGGCGTCAAGACCGAGCTGCAGGCGATCGACCTGGGCGTCGCGTTCTCCTACGACGTCAACCCGTACCTGTCGTTCGGTGCGTCGGTGTTCGCCGAGCGCCTGAACGTCGACCTGACCAGCGCTGTCGACACCGGCACCGCGATCAACGCCAGCGCCCAGCAGAAGGCTGCCGCTGCCGTGCTGGCCGCCGGTGGCACCGCCGCCCAGGCCGCCGCTGCTTCGCGTCAGGCCGCCGTGGCCATGGCCCAGCAGGGCTTCGCTCCGGGCACCGCCGATGGCTACCTGCGCATCAAGGGTGACGAAGTGTCGATGGGCTACACCCTGGGCATGACCGTCAGCCCGGTGGAAGGCACCAACATCGCCTTCAGCTACCGCTCGCAGGTCAAGCACAAGATCAACGACGGCAAGGCCGACTTCACCATTCCGGGCAACGCTGCGACCTTCCTGGCCGCTGCTGCTCCGGGCACCTTCATCGACAGCAAGGGTCGTGCCTCGATCACCCTGCCGGCCAGCGCCACCGTCAGCTTCACCCACCGCGTGAACGACCAGTGGAAGATCATGGCCGACGTCTCGCGCACCGCGTGGAGCAAGTTCGACCAGGTCGTCGTCGACTATGACTCCAACCAGCCGGACAGCGTGCTGCCGTTCCACTACCGCGACACCACCTTCGCGTCGATCGGTACCGAGTACCGCATGAACGAGAAGCTGACCCTGCGCGGCGGTCTCGCCTATGACCAGACCCCGACCACCGACCTGCACCGCGACGTGCGCGTGCCGGACACCACCCGCAAGTGGCTGTCGCTGGGTCTGACCTACGCGGCTTCGGACAAGATGGAATACAGCGTGGGCTACACCCACCTGTTCACCAAGGATCCGAACATCACCTCGACCTCGGCCACCGGCAACACCGTGACCGGCAAGTACAAGGTCAGCGGCGACGTGCTGGCGGCTTCGATGCAGTACAAGTTCTGATTCGAGCGATTGCTTGACGCAGTACGAAGGAGGCCCCGCGCAAGCGGGG
The sequence above is a segment of the Stenotrophomonas maltophilia genome. Coding sequences within it:
- a CDS encoding murein hydrolase activator EnvC family protein; its protein translation is MRDNVFPSRRHHIAAARGGRCLLLGLALALALPLPSGAQTTRETERKLQKLRTELKGVAQERRQIEGQRGQASQQLREADEKVARTGRALAQTETALREQGHALAEAEQRRNSLQANLAQQHRELAGLLRAAYQLGNHAPLKLLLSQDTVADANRALAYHRYLQRERAQRITTLTADLKELEALQAQIAERKQKLQGAQQDQKQQAAALAADRRDRAQTVASLDERFKDQREKEQALGQDAKALETLLANLRAAAARAEAERRAAARRAAAEKAAAERAARQAAAQGRPPPPTKVPPAVASAPAPKVGGLGWPLSGNLLARYGGKLPDGRTSSGVLIGAPAGSTVTAVADGTVVFSDWMTGYGMILIVDHGNGYMSLYAHNDTLLKDAGARVSRGDAVAKVGNSGGQGVTALYFELRRGGQPVNPDSWLQRR
- a CDS encoding rhomboid family intramembrane serine protease, whose amino-acid sequence is MFVSLPSRKKAALRWATPVLFASLWLAFLWSISRPDDARGSLWLDWGALSTGLTRPLDWWATLQDGSVLRLFTALFLHADWSHLLGNLVFLLIFGLPAERVLGPWRLLLLFLVGGAVSNLVAIYTMGSPDQIIIGASGAVSALIGAYLALFPGARLGVVIPLGLFLEFVRAPAYLLIGVWAALQVVFAHIGPSFGMVAWWAHIGGFLFGLLYGVYVRAAIARRLRKRHGF
- a CDS encoding S41 family peptidase, translated to MRAARTATLLLALLPALSWAQQTAPAPSQETSGQAANSEEAVTSKVPLEEIRRFVAVYNAVRAAYVDPVDDKKLMQSAVRGLLLDLDPHSTYFNKEDAQAFDEQANGAYEGIGVELQQQPDNASMKVISPIDDTPAAKAGILAGDLIIAIDGKPISAIDASEPLRGPAGSKVVLTIVREGKPKPFDVSLTRQTIRVTSVKSRMLEPGYGYIRLSTFQADTGSDFQKQVQQLQKQSGGQLKGLVLDLRSNPGGLLTAAVQVADDLLDKGNIVSTRGRISISDARFDATPGDLLKGAPVVVLADAGSASASEVLAGALRDNKRARVVGSRTFGKGSVQTVLPLDNGDSVKLTTARYYTPSGKSIQATGIVPDVELKPAATPAEDALPASLSDYSEATLPGHLRGDDEGTEGYHAGAVLPGDGPINDALAELKNPGSVAARLKAEAAKADAAKTAKAAAAKPEAKAEPKPEAKPEAKPEAKPEAKPEAKPEAKPEAKPEAKPEAKPAPAPAKP
- a CDS encoding outer membrane protein transport protein; this translates as MQTASTIARLTLLAVGVAGALAAADANAAAFQLKENSAKGLGRAFAGSTSAEGDASVVATNPASMRLLEGTQIQGDVSAISFGAKFRGQGKYANGAPISGGNGGDAGMIAPVPAAYFHLPFGENDNMHFGASLTVPFGFKTEYDRDWVGRYNGVKTELQAIDLGVAFSYDVNPYLSFGASVFAERLNVDLTSAVDTGTAINASAQQKAAAAVLAAGGTAAQAAAASRQAAVAMAQQGFAPGTADGYLRIKGDEVSMGYTLGMTVSPVEGTNIAFSYRSQVKHKINDGKADFTIPGNAATFLAAAAPGTFIDSKGRASITLPASATVSFTHRVNDQWKIMADVSRTAWSKFDQVVVDYDSNQPDSVLPFHYRDTTFASIGTEYRMNEKLTLRGGLAYDQTPTTDLHRDVRVPDTTRKWLSLGLTYAASDKMEYSVGYTHLFTKDPNITSTSATGNTVTGKYKVSGDVLAASMQYKF